The window GTAGAAGCAGTAGCAGCATTTTTAGGGGCAGCTTGCGTAGTAAaggaaaaatcgatttttgttttgttgttttcgttATTGCCAACTTCCCAAAAAAAAGCATTAACAACAAccatagcaaaaaaaaaaaaaacaacaacaaacaaatcccTATTATGCTTTCATCAGGGATGAGCAAAAAGTTTTTGCCAAAGTTTCAACGAAATTatggaaaaagtacttttttggaaaactacttaactaactaactaacttactaactaactaactaactaactaactaactaattaactaactaactaactaactaactaacttactaaatatctaactaactaattaactaactaactaactttctaaCTAACCTTCTAACAGTCACccactactaactaactaacttctcTTTCTGGGTTTTCAATATAGATTCTTCAAGCTAGAGGTCCATACCGCGCGTTCTAAACTTTCGtctgtcaaaaaatttaaatcaatgaGATACAAGTTCAAAGTACAAAAGCGTAGAATTGtttgacgcgtagaatgcttaaagtagatccattttctacttttataaaacaatcaATTGACGCTTAAAAAACGTCGCATAGAACTTAAAACATAGAATGCAAAGTAGGAATTAAAGCTGCacgctttctcgcattctatgcgtctgtcaaaaaagtagaatcattatatttgtatgctgaaagttacaagcacaaaaACGGCTTTAAAAGCACGTACTGCTTTGACGCAAAgacgcgtagtgtggacctccGGCTTTAAAAACACGTAATGCCTTGACGCAAAGACGCGTAGTAAGGACCTCCGGTTTAAGTGTATTTTCCTTTTGACCGTGGTATTCTAACTGCAATTAGAGTCCTTATAATCCCAATAGCTTTTGAATCTGGTGTACAATCGTTTTAAGaacaatgtttataaacaatctCTAAGACTTACAAATCTCCGAAAGAAGTTCATAATTTTCCCCATTAAATTTTAGTACTAAATAGAAAGTACTTTCACATACATCACTGGCTCTCTTGCTCAATATAGAAAAAAGGAAGTCAGTCAGCAGAGAAATAGTAAAAACAATGAAAGGAGAAGGAGGAGTAGGAAGGCCGAAGAAAAGTGTATATTCCTACatacaaacttttatatacatacaaatttcgttagaaaattttgtgcGCGCCCTTTAAATAgagaaatattaacaaaaatttcttattttttggcgtttttcttttcttttttatgtgaacaaaaacaaaaaggccTGTCACATTAAATTAACTATGATGACGTTTACTAAAGGATAatgattaattttaatgaatgaaaagcagaaaagaaacaaaaaaaaacaacttaaacttACTCACCTTTTTTTGATTGCggcaataatataattttcttaattcaaGGAAGCCAACAGAAGGAAAACAATGTACAAATCCAATTTGCAAATGTGCTAAGCAgcagttttaaacaatttgtttaacacttgtcaatttaacaaattatatgttaaatattattttcttttaacacatAGATTTCTTAtactttcttttcttttttattatttatatatttaaacttcgttttttttttcttttttgcaactTCAATTTTCCAACCAACAAACTTCGATTTCTCTGTGATTACACAATAAATACtaaatggcaaaaaaatatacaatgttgtagttaatatatataaatagcaacaacagcaaaaacaaaactttaatttacaaCTATAATAACAAACACATTCacttatatatttctttttcttataatttatgtTGATTTCTATTTACTACTTTAATttacttcttttatttttgttattaattttcatcTATTTGCTTTATTGCTCTATATTTTCATGGCAATTGATTTTTACTTcacacttttttactttttgcaaatttttttgttttataaattttttaataaattaactaaaatgtttcgttatttatattatacatatatattttacaagttaaactcaaaaacaaaagaaaaacaataaatttatttaatactttatgtattttttgttatattacaaGGACCGTTTGTGTATGACTTCACCTAAACCgtataaaacaacaactgtgaataaaaaaataaccttttactattttcaaaaacGGTCGTTCGTCGGTTTCGCTGAGTAATTgagttgtgttttagttgttcgttttttattttgtcgtcttgttgttgttattattttatttgacgaCGAAAATAacgtttgtattttttgtttgagaGTGCGCGTTGCCAACTTAACTTCTCGTGCTACTAACTAAAGTACgttggttgttgttattgtttttggtttctttttttcttgttaacaGGCAAAAGCACAAATTCACTAAGACGAAAGTTAGTGACAAGTTGTATTTCTCTCTTTAAtagaaagcaacaacaaaaacgtgTGCTAAAGCAATAAAACTTTGCTTTTTCGAGTTATAATCTTAAAGAGTAATAATATGACAGTGGGACAAAAGATGGAGTTTTATAGATTTTgacatttggtttataacacaTTGGAATATTAGTCATAGACCAATATACATATGTCAGTCAATATGtcatgtccgtcagtctgtatATTGAAAGCACTATAGGATCTCAACGGAATGAGTTACAAAGAAATTCGTATCACTATGAAATTCGacttaaactaaattaataaaaaaaatttatgaggatcggccTTAACTCCTATaaaaggtccctttcagaaaatgtctataaCACTCATTATTGACATAATAATAATTCGACACAATTAAATTTACTATGAACTAAAATCTGTCtagcaaattttatgaggatcggcctGTAATTGAggtttcctttagaaaattactttaactctAATTAGTATCTTACGATAAAATGGATGAAAATcgacagaaataagttttatgcgaatcaaaatatgtatatttacagaattttataagaatcggtgcataattgaccttacgcccatataaggtctttTCCAGAAAATTGCAAAACGCTCATTAGTAGGGttctttcgaataatcgactttttgtcgaaaaaagccgaagtcgactattttgttccaaaatgtcgataactcgactatcgtttatgaaaaagtcgactttgtaaattaaagtcgaaaagtcaaaaactctaaaatattgggaaaaactcgaaaaaagtaaaagaatagtcgaaaatagtcaaaaagtcaaaaatcgaaaatagtagaaaaaagtcaaaaatagtcgaaaattttaaaaaagtggaaaaagtcaaaaactctaaaatagtcggaaagctcgaaaaaagtaaaaaaaattcgaaaagtcgaaaaaggtggtaaaaaattggaaataaaGTCAAATACTCTAAAATAATCGGAAAActcgaaataatttaaaaaaatagtggaaaatagtcaaaaagccTACTCATTAGGTATTCCCTTAAAAGTGATATAGAAAAGTTCTGTGTGACATTAAATCGTTCTTTAAAATTGCATGATTTTTATGGTATGGTGATGGTGTAACACCAgggatttttagtgaaaacggATTATTTCCGCAAGAactcattttttgaaaaaaaaataatttgctgtaataaaatagatttttgtgaACATTTACCCCTATTCCGCATTTCGATTACACGTTTCAATCACTCAACGATCAAAAATTGCTATTCCAACAACAATCGGAAACTTTCACGtcaatgctttacgaatgtatacattgtttattaaaatcgtAGCATTGCTTTTATAAGTTGTTAATATGACTATCGGggaaaaatcgttttttttattgaaaagtaaaatttttgaaaatatcaaatttttagaaaaaatttagatttttagtgaaaaaccaaatttttggttaaaaaaagattttttttgtataaaaaatacatttacaattagatttttagtgaaaaaaaaatattttggaaaaaaattcgatttttagtgaaaaaaaaagatttttttgctaCAAATTTGATCTTCagggaaaattgtttttatatcgtGAAAATCCTCATTCTTTTGAAAtcgaagaaaattttgtttaaaccagacttttttagaaaattaggtttttaattaaaatagcgaaaaaaaagtttgtacattaaattttaaagacatttgtagtgaaaaatctattaattaactttttataaaaaaaatcatagaagAATAGTGTCGCTACAAATCCTTGGAAGCAGTTTGAAGAAAAGTATCTGCCGCTATATCTATGAGGGAAAAATCATTCGCGGAAAAATGATGCACAATCTAAAACTTTACGCCATTTGGTCTCCGCAAATTACTTTTCACTTTCAGCTATAATTTTCTTCCCACGTATTTCACTTCATCACCACTGTGCAAAAATCAAAGTTTAGCAAAAATACACACACTGACAAATGTTTTGTTCAGATTTCTCACACGCATGTGATAcaaattttaaccacaaaacTCTCAATTTGTTTCTAGAGTTGTAAACAAAGACCTTTTTAACCACTAAACTTCACGTCATCCAAACATAATGATGTTAATTAAATTGGCattgataaaaattaacaattttgatttttttgtcattaattTTACACGTTTTCTTTTCAACTTATTGAATGTTTAAATTTCCCactgaaattttaaatacaacttaCTTTCTTGTactttgaacaaatatttaacacagAAGTGGAAATTAATGgaaaatgtaaataacaaataagaaaagtaaatttGACACTTCAatgttaattttgaaatgtttgtttatttaacgagttttctttaactaatttttttaagtaaattgcaattgttTATAACTTGCTCACAGAATTTTTCACGTTTTAATTGCTCTTCACTaaagatttcaaaatttcataggCGTTGCCAACTTTTGGTAATAAATTATTACCCACAGGGTTGCATTTTATAGAAATCAGCAAAACTCTTCAAACTGTTAACCGTTACTATAGCAACGTGTTGAAAACTAAtatgataattaaaaaaatactcttaTTACTAGACAACTAGCAAACATGGAAAGTGATGCCTCCAAAAAGGAAACCATACAAGATATTGCCCTTAAATTGGCAGAGGAGCAATTACAACTGCTACAAGTGGAAAATGGTCCCAAGGAGCGCACAGTTTTTATACTAGGCAGTAAGAGCGTAGGTAAAACCACGGCTATTAATACATTTTTCGATCGAGAAGAATCCTCTAAACCCACTTTAGCTCTCGAATACTCATATGGTCGTAGGACGGGACATTTGCAAAAACAAGTGCTTAACATATGGGAATTGGGTTCTTTACATAATTCAGAACAATTGCTAAAAGTTCCCTTAAAAAGTCATGGCATAGTAAATTTTGCAGCAGTTATAATGTTGGATTTATCACAGCCTCAAAAACTATGGTCAGATTTAGAGACTGCCTATGTAGGTCTTAAGCAAGGCTGTCAGGAGCTGTTGGCAAATCAGTCTCTAGAGTTAACTGATCTATTGTATGAAAAAGCTAAAGAACGTGTTAAAAAAGATCATATGGATTTAAATACCTTAGAACTAATGCCATTTCCCATAGTTTTAGTTGGTGGAAAATATGATTTGTTTATGGGTTATGGTAAGTTGTGTAAAATACTTATTAGTTACTAATCCAGagattatttacatttttcagAACCTGAACTTAAAAAACACATATGTCGCTGCTTAAGATCTGTGGCCCATCTTATAGGTGCCagtttgttattttattcaagtaaaattcaaaaattagcCAAAACTTTACGTGATACCATAAGTCACTTGGGTTTTGGCAGTCCCTCGAACCCTTTTCGTACTCATAATACCGATTATAATGATGCTTTATTGATATGGTTTGGTACAGATTCTTGGCAAAATATATCCTCATTAGGAGCTCAAAATCTACAAAGTATTCAGACTAATTTAACAACTGAAGTACCCCAAAAACTGCAGCAGGCGAGAGATCAACCGGTTCTAAATGATCCATCTAAAGATGCTGGATTTCGTGAGAGTATTATTGATGAAATGCGTGCCCAAAAAGATGAAGAATTGGAACGTCTTATTAAGGAGGCTCAACTGAGGAGTCAATTTCAAAGTGTGGCTAACTAAGAGGGCAAATTATTTCTCTCTTCTGGTTTTTGTAAAGTTGAAACGCAGTTTATATGTAATTGTTAgcaaaagcttaaaattttataaaatttaatgtaataaagtaaattaattaatttcgtGAGAGTATTATTGATGAAATGCGTGCCCAAAAAGATGATGAATTGAAACGTCTCATTAAGGAAGTTCAACTCAAAAGTCAATTTCAAAGTGTGGCTAactaaaagggaaaattatttctCTCTTCTGGTCGTTGAAATATATTGAGAACAagaattaattgttttatagaagtaaacattttcacttttaattcatttgcactttttaaatttaacatttggaataaaagtttttaaaactaaaacaattttgCCATCAAAAATGCACCTTTTTGggcaaaatttgtaaattttggcCAAAGTTTACACTTTACTTTTTCTCGAAATTgctatttttcacaaaattacacttttttgcaaaattaccTTTTTCCCAGTAGATGTTTTTTAggtattacactttttgttttaaaacgagTTTTAAACATTCTGCTTTActgtatattttctttatttattaatctattattaattatttatttattgttataattattttaatcatcGACAACATATCATTTTGGTaagacttttatttatttatgtttttttgtggttttgtaaatagtatattttcaattaagcCAGAAAAGTAGGAGAAAAATTCATTGAGAAGCATTTTTCAACAAGCATTCAAATTTCCGGGTTTCACattatcatttttttacaattgtttaaaagagataaaattggatttaattattcaagGTATGTACTAATGTTAAATCTACACAGTGtcataattgttaaaatatacatgtatgtaagtgtttgagtgtgtgtgttattatcggtttttattattatttttaaatctaaactattaatttaaaaattatcgtATCgtagtgttgtttttttttcatgttataaTAGTTTCCGTAGTTAATCATTACAactattaaaagtaataaaagcaaatttaatTTACACAACAAATGAGCTGCAAAAATTATCGACAAAATTTagactttttctaaaatatttaaaattaaacaaaaattaatataacaaGGAAATAAAGAACTAActgggtattttttttttttaggaaattttcaacaaaaagtttataaacaaattaaaaacaaactaagaAAAGAAATCTACTTAAAGTATAACAGGAAAgggcataaaataaaattaaaaacaaaaagtttttataacagACTTTTAGAAAATCCAAATACTTTCTTGTATGCTGTCGTCCAGCTCTTCCGCTGGCAAAGCCTTCAATGTACGTAATGTTTCCATATAGAAGGTTAGTTCGGAGGTCACTACACCATGCTGGGGACCACCATTATTAATGATGTTCAACTTGAGCAATTGTTCCCTTAGTTTGTCTTTGAAATTACGATGCACTATGCCATACATTGAGTGTATCTGTTGTTCCGGCAGTATGGGAGCAATCGCTTCATGCAACTTTACCAGGTGACGAGAAATAATGCGAAATGATTGTGATGGTATGGGGGGTCGTGCATCCCAAGCTTCCAATTGCATGGCAATACGTTCCATAACAAtagtatagattttattttcaatttccttcACATGACTCTGAAACTCACGCTCTATGCCATCATAGCCAGTAACACTTGAGGCATCAAGTTGTTGAAAATGTTGTTTGATTTTGGGCAAAAGCCATAGAATCAATTGCAGGGCCCGGGAAACCAAAGCCAAATTTGTGCTGGTTATGGTTTTTAAGCCAGCCACACGTAAAGCTCCAGCACCAATGACCAGCTGACAAGAACGTGAATTGAAATTGCGCAGCAAATCCACCACATTACGTGACAAATAACCGGCCACTATAGGCAGCCGCTGGGCACAGCGGCAGTACTCACACAACATTTGCACCAACAGTAGGGCAGAACCCACTAAAGTATAAGGCTTATTTTCCACCAATAAAACAGGACTAGCCTGTGTAGAAGAGTTGTTAAGATGCAATGTGGTCACATGACCATTGAGTGTAAGTCCCGTATTCTTA of the Lucilia cuprina isolate Lc7/37 chromosome 2, ASM2204524v1, whole genome shotgun sequence genome contains:
- the LOC111681003 gene encoding cytoplasmic dynein 2 light intermediate chain 1 — encoded protein: MESDASKKETIQDIALKLAEEQLQLLQVENGPKERTVFILGSKSVGKTTAINTFFDREESSKPTLALEYSYGRRTGHLQKQVLNIWELGSLHNSEQLLKVPLKSHGIVNFAAVIMLDLSQPQKLWSDLETAYVGLKQGCQELLANQSLELTDLLYEKAKERVKKDHMDLNTLELMPFPIVLVGGKYDLFMGYEPELKKHICRCLRSVAHLIGASLLFYSSKIQKLAKTLRDTISHLGFGSPSNPFRTHNTDYNDALLIWFGTDSWQNISSLGAQNLQSIQTNLTTEVPQKLQQARDQPVLNDPSKDAGFRESIIDEMRAQKDEELERLIKEAQLRSQFQSVAN